In Candidatus Binataceae bacterium, the DNA window ACCGCTCGGGTGCACATTCACCGCGGGCTCGCCGCACTTAAGAAGCTGTTGAAGAAGGACGAATGAAGATGGACGTCCATCCCCAGCCGGCGCTCGTTCCCTATGTCCGCGGGCAACTTGGCCCGAACGAGTCGGAGGAGATGCGCCTCCATCTCGAGGGATGCGCAGCGTGCCGCGCGGAGGCGACTTCGCTTCTGGCGACTTGGGAGGAAGTGTCGGAACGCATCGAGGAGCTGCCGCAGCCGGAATGGATCGCCTATCGCAGCGAGTTGCGGCGCAAGCTGGACGCGCGTCACGTCAGCCGCCGCCGGCGCTGGATGTTCGGGCTCGCGTCGCTCACCGCGGCCGGTGCCGCCGCCGCGGCTACGCTACTGCTAGTAGTGCGGTCTCCGACGCACGCGGTTCCACCCGTAGAAGAACTCGCGCTGGAGCAGCAGTTGGG includes these proteins:
- a CDS encoding zf-HC2 domain-containing protein, with protein sequence MKMDVHPQPALVPYVRGQLGPNESEEMRLHLEGCAACRAEATSLLATWEEVSERIEELPQPEWIAYRSELRRKLDARHVSRRRRWMFGLASLTAAGAAAAATLLLVVRSPTHAVPPVEELALEQQLGSNDLGLLRNYPVVEQLDLLENYDVIEHLNELSPAPREQHDSRS